One stretch of Deinobacterium chartae DNA includes these proteins:
- a CDS encoding D-glycero-alpha-D-manno-heptose-1,7-bisphosphate 7-phosphatase, protein MALNPGFACGGRPGRPAVFLDKDGTLIEDVPYNVDPRRIRLMRGALEGLSALQRAGYALVVVTNQSGVARGLFAEEALGAVEARLRELLACAGVSLEGFYACPHHPEGRLSAYALECACRKPRPGLLLRAAEELGLDLAASWMVGDILHDVEAGRRAGCRALLLDTGGETEWVPGPLRTPHAVADDLREAARIILAATQGELHEPYPSRTR, encoded by the coding sequence GTGGCCCTGAACCCGGGCTTCGCCTGCGGAGGCCGCCCGGGACGTCCGGCGGTGTTTCTCGACAAGGACGGCACCCTGATCGAGGACGTGCCCTACAACGTCGATCCGCGGCGCATCCGGCTGATGCGGGGGGCCCTCGAGGGCCTGAGCGCACTGCAGCGGGCCGGGTACGCCCTGGTGGTGGTGACCAACCAGTCCGGAGTGGCGCGCGGCCTGTTTGCCGAGGAGGCCCTGGGCGCGGTCGAGGCACGCCTGCGCGAACTGCTGGCCTGCGCAGGCGTGAGCCTCGAGGGCTTTTACGCCTGCCCGCACCACCCCGAGGGCCGCCTGAGCGCCTACGCGCTGGAATGCGCGTGCCGCAAACCCCGCCCGGGGCTGCTGCTGCGCGCCGCCGAGGAACTGGGGCTGGATCTGGCAGCCTCGTGGATGGTCGGGGACATCCTCCACGACGTGGAGGCCGGACGGCGTGCGGGGTGCCGTGCGCTGCTGCTCGACACCGGCGGCGAGACCGAGTGGGTTCCTGGGCCGCTGCGGACCCCGCACGCCGTTGCCGACGACCTGCGCGAGGCGGCCCGGATCATCCTGGCTGCGACACAAGGAGAGCTGCATGAACCGTACCCTTCACGAACTCGTTGA
- a CDS encoding glycosyltransferase, whose amino-acid sequence MKRIAMISEHASPLAVLGGTDSGGQNVYVAQLARHLARLGWGVDVFTRRDDPRLPQVVQWVDGVRIVHIKAGPPEVLPKERLLPLMDEFTREMSRFVRAERAGYALLHANFFMSGLVAANLKRSLGLPFVITFHALGRVRRQHQGEADAFPDARFAIEDRLVQEADLILAECPQDEADLRSLYGADPERIRVVPCGFDPAEFTPVNRRAARRELGLEEDVPLVLQLGRMVPRKGVDNVIRGFAHYLRNGGQPARLLVVGGNGPTPDPTVTPEIGRLQNVAREEGVQDRVTFTGSRDRDVLRYYFSAADVFVSTPWYEPFGITPLEAMACGTPVIGADVGGIRHTVVDGQTGYLVPPKDPQALARRLGDILGNPERAARLSQAAVARVREHFTWEGVARQVQQAYHEVLEEQRVRALGSEAATVDRAFERLIGALNRSRRELGPALLTASRLICQTFERGNKLLVCGNGGSAADAQHFAAELVGRFRIDGRRGLPVISLTADSALLTAWSNDVGFEDVFARQVEAFGQPGDLLIGISTSGRSPNVLEALRAARERGLATLALLGGSGGPARELADLAVVVPDSETPRIQEVQILALHLICELVEEEIMRSQPALEAGRPLPAPPQLPGRPFIALSSEGA is encoded by the coding sequence ATGAAACGAATTGCCATGATCAGCGAACACGCCTCCCCGCTGGCCGTGCTGGGCGGAACCGACAGCGGCGGACAGAACGTGTACGTGGCACAGCTGGCCCGCCACCTGGCGCGGCTGGGCTGGGGCGTGGACGTCTTTACCCGCCGCGACGATCCGCGCCTGCCGCAGGTGGTGCAGTGGGTAGATGGCGTGCGCATCGTGCACATCAAGGCCGGTCCGCCCGAGGTGCTGCCCAAGGAACGGCTGCTTCCGCTGATGGACGAGTTCACCCGCGAGATGAGCCGCTTCGTGCGCGCGGAGCGGGCCGGGTACGCGCTGTTGCACGCCAATTTTTTCATGTCGGGGCTGGTTGCGGCCAACTTGAAGCGCAGCCTGGGTCTGCCCTTCGTGATCACGTTTCACGCGCTGGGCCGGGTGCGGCGCCAGCACCAGGGTGAGGCCGACGCCTTTCCGGATGCCCGTTTTGCCATCGAGGACCGTCTGGTGCAGGAGGCCGACCTGATCCTGGCCGAGTGCCCGCAGGACGAGGCCGACCTGCGTTCGCTGTACGGCGCGGACCCGGAGCGTATCCGGGTGGTGCCCTGCGGCTTCGATCCGGCCGAGTTCACGCCGGTCAACAGGCGCGCGGCGCGGCGCGAACTCGGCCTCGAGGAGGATGTGCCGCTGGTGCTGCAGCTCGGCCGCATGGTGCCGCGCAAGGGCGTGGACAACGTGATCCGTGGCTTTGCGCACTACCTGAGAAACGGTGGGCAGCCCGCGCGGTTGCTGGTGGTGGGCGGCAACGGCCCCACCCCAGACCCCACCGTGACGCCCGAGATCGGGCGCCTGCAAAACGTTGCCCGCGAGGAGGGCGTGCAAGATCGCGTAACCTTTACCGGCAGCCGGGACCGTGACGTGCTGCGTTACTACTTCTCGGCGGCGGACGTGTTCGTGTCTACCCCGTGGTACGAGCCGTTCGGCATCACGCCGCTCGAGGCGATGGCCTGCGGCACCCCGGTGATCGGGGCGGACGTGGGCGGCATTCGCCATACGGTGGTGGACGGCCAGACCGGCTATCTGGTGCCGCCCAAGGACCCGCAGGCCCTGGCGCGGCGGCTGGGCGACATCCTGGGCAACCCGGAGCGGGCGGCCCGCTTGTCGCAGGCGGCGGTGGCCCGGGTGCGCGAGCACTTTACCTGGGAAGGGGTGGCCCGGCAGGTGCAGCAGGCCTACCACGAGGTCCTCGAGGAACAGCGGGTGCGTGCGCTGGGCAGCGAGGCCGCCACGGTGGACCGCGCCTTCGAGCGCCTGATCGGTGCGCTCAACCGCTCGCGCCGCGAACTGGGACCGGCGCTGCTGACGGCTTCGCGGCTGATCTGCCAGACCTTTGAACGCGGCAACAAGCTGCTGGTATGCGGTAACGGCGGCAGCGCGGCCGACGCGCAGCACTTCGCAGCCGAACTGGTGGGCCGTTTTCGCATTGACGGGCGGCGCGGCCTGCCGGTGATCTCGCTCACCGCCGACAGCGCCCTGCTGACCGCGTGGTCCAACGACGTGGGCTTTGAGGATGTCTTTGCGCGCCAGGTGGAGGCGTTCGGGCAGCCCGGCGACTTGCTGATCGGCATCTCGACCAGCGGCCGCTCGCCCAACGTCCTCGAGGCCCTGCGGGCCGCACGCGAACGGGGCCTCGCGACCCTCGCGCTGCTCGGAGGCAGCGGTGGTCCGGCCCGTGAACTGGCCGACCTGGCCGTGGTGGTGCCCGACTCGGAAACGCCGCGCATCCAGGAGGTTCAGATTCTGGCGCTGCACCTGATCTGCGAGCTGGTCGAAGAGGAGATCATGCGCAGTCAGCCGGCCCTCGAGGCAGGCCGTCCGCTGCCCGCTCCGCCGCAGCTTCCCGGCCGTCCGTTTATCGCCCTCTCTTCGGAAGGAGCCTGA
- a CDS encoding acyl-CoA dehydrogenase family protein encodes MLHSDSDALLEAARAVAGRFAARAQSADSEARLPPEDLADLRNSGLLRLALPEEQGGRSLSVVLEVVTELARGSTSSALVAAMHLQTLGHARDTGAWNAAAYAQLVGQAQAGALMNVCASEPELGSPSRGGLPRTRAVRLPDGRLRLEGRKTWTSGGPHLTQLLVNLDLEGRAALVRVESGRTGVRWENTWQHALGLRGSQSWDLILEGVEVGSDAVVSLPADAGQPAARNVWFPLLMGAVYLGAALGARDDLAVYARQRIPTALGAPIATLPKIRRWVGEIEVELLSARALLREVAAAWSAGSAETREGLYPAVAAAKYRATEAAVRATDLALRAAGGAAFSGSLTLERRFRDVRAGLAQPPADDTALEIVGRAVLDASG; translated from the coding sequence CGTGCGCAGAGCGCGGACAGTGAGGCCCGGCTGCCGCCCGAAGATCTGGCCGACCTGCGCAATAGCGGTCTGCTGCGGCTTGCCCTGCCCGAGGAGCAGGGCGGACGGTCGCTCAGCGTGGTCCTCGAGGTGGTGACCGAGCTGGCGCGGGGCTCGACCTCGAGCGCGCTGGTGGCGGCGATGCACCTGCAGACCCTGGGGCACGCTCGCGACACCGGGGCTTGGAACGCGGCGGCGTACGCACAACTGGTCGGGCAGGCTCAGGCCGGAGCGCTGATGAACGTGTGCGCCAGCGAGCCCGAACTGGGCAGCCCCTCGAGGGGCGGGCTGCCGCGTACGCGCGCCGTGCGCCTGCCGGACGGACGCCTGCGCCTCGAGGGCCGCAAGACCTGGACCAGCGGTGGACCGCACCTGACCCAGCTGTTGGTGAACCTGGACCTGGAAGGTAGGGCGGCTTTGGTGCGGGTGGAATCCGGTAGGACGGGAGTGCGCTGGGAGAATACCTGGCAGCATGCGCTGGGGTTGCGGGGCAGCCAGAGCTGGGATCTGATTCTGGAGGGCGTGGAGGTCGGTTCGGACGCGGTGGTGTCGCTGCCTGCGGATGCGGGGCAGCCAGCGGCGCGCAACGTGTGGTTTCCGCTGCTGATGGGCGCGGTCTACCTGGGGGCGGCGCTGGGAGCGCGTGACGATCTGGCCGTGTACGCCCGGCAGCGTATCCCGACCGCGCTGGGAGCTCCGATCGCGACCCTGCCGAAGATCCGGCGGTGGGTAGGGGAGATCGAGGTGGAACTGCTGTCTGCCCGGGCGTTGCTGCGCGAGGTGGCCGCCGCCTGGAGTGCGGGAAGCGCCGAGACGCGCGAGGGCTTGTACCCGGCGGTGGCGGCCGCCAAGTACCGGGCAACCGAAGCGGCGGTGCGGGCGACCGATCTGGCGCTTCGCGCGGCCGGAGGGGCGGCTTTCAGCGGAAGCCTGACGCTGGAGCGCCGGTTTCGTGACGTGCGTGCCGGACTGGCTCAGCCCCCTGCAGACGATACCGCACTGGAGATCGTAGGCAGGGCCGTGTTGGACGCAAGCGGTTAG
- a CDS encoding HAD-IA family hydrolase, translated as MDAALIFDMDGVLADTVGPHYRSWRRLAEEQGFDPFLPEHNVALLGRTREDALTLFLRGATVPEARRAELLARKQALFLEEIAGLGPEALLPGAAELLREARARGVALGLASSSRNAREICRRLGILDFFTAFADGSVVARPKPAPDVFVWVAGRLNLPPARCVVLEDAQAGVRAALEGGFRVVGLGDSDLLQQAHRVFPSLEGVELGELLALLP; from the coding sequence TTGGATGCCGCGCTGATCTTTGACATGGACGGGGTGCTGGCCGACACGGTCGGTCCGCATTACCGTTCGTGGCGGCGGCTGGCCGAAGAACAGGGATTCGATCCGTTTTTGCCCGAGCACAACGTGGCACTGCTCGGGCGTACCCGTGAGGACGCCCTGACGCTGTTTCTGCGCGGGGCGACGGTCCCGGAGGCGCGGCGCGCCGAGCTGCTGGCCCGCAAGCAGGCGCTGTTTCTCGAGGAGATCGCCGGGCTCGGTCCCGAGGCGCTGCTTCCGGGCGCGGCTGAGCTGCTGCGCGAGGCCCGGGCGCGGGGCGTGGCGCTGGGGCTGGCCTCCTCGAGTCGCAACGCGCGCGAGATCTGCCGGCGTTTGGGCATCCTGGATTTTTTTACGGCTTTTGCGGATGGCAGCGTGGTGGCGCGGCCCAAACCGGCGCCGGACGTGTTCGTGTGGGTGGCCGGACGACTGAACCTGCCGCCTGCGCGCTGCGTGGTGCTCGAGGACGCGCAGGCGGGGGTGAGGGCCGCCTTGGAGGGCGGCTTCCGCGTGGTCGGCTTGGGCGACTCGGACCTGCTACAGCAGGCGCACCGGGTGTTTCCGAGCCTCGAGGGCGTGGAGTTGGGCGAACTGCTGGCCCTGCTGCCGTGA
- a CDS encoding glycosyltransferase — MRPLRVLTWHVHGSYLYYLTRTNAEFYLPVKPGRPEGYGGRAGLEHWGDHVHEVPAEEVRHLEVDVVLYQSHKNYLEDGPGILSSAQLTGPRIYLEHDPPRMSPTDTRHPVDDPNVLLVHVTGFNELMWDAGRTPTRVIEHGVTVPRDVRYRGELPRGLVVVNGLARRGRRLGSDVFERLRREVPLDLVGMFSEESGGLGEVPHAELPAFSSRYRFFFNPIRYTSLGLAVCEAMMVGLPVVGLATTEMVTVIENGRSGYLETDIRRLAPHMQALLEDPALAARLGAGAREVALERFSIERFAHDWLEAFAEVAGRRAPTRGTEVV, encoded by the coding sequence GTGAGACCTTTGCGCGTCTTGACCTGGCACGTTCACGGCAGCTACCTGTACTACCTGACCCGAACCAACGCGGAATTCTACCTGCCCGTCAAACCCGGACGGCCCGAGGGCTACGGGGGCCGTGCCGGTCTGGAGCACTGGGGTGACCACGTTCACGAGGTTCCGGCCGAGGAGGTGCGCCACCTCGAGGTGGACGTGGTTCTGTACCAGTCGCACAAGAACTACCTCGAGGACGGTCCCGGGATCTTGTCCTCCGCGCAGCTGACAGGACCGCGTATCTACCTCGAGCACGACCCGCCCCGGATGAGCCCCACGGACACGCGCCATCCGGTAGATGACCCGAACGTGCTGCTGGTACACGTGACCGGCTTTAACGAGCTGATGTGGGATGCGGGCCGCACCCCCACCCGGGTGATCGAGCACGGTGTCACCGTTCCCCGGGACGTGCGCTACCGCGGGGAGCTGCCGCGCGGTCTGGTGGTCGTCAATGGCCTTGCGCGCCGGGGCCGCCGCCTGGGTTCGGACGTGTTCGAACGGCTGCGCCGCGAGGTGCCGCTCGACCTGGTGGGGATGTTCTCCGAGGAGTCCGGTGGGCTGGGGGAGGTCCCGCACGCCGAACTGCCCGCTTTCTCGTCGCGCTACCGCTTCTTTTTCAATCCGATCCGCTACACCAGCTTAGGACTGGCGGTCTGCGAGGCGATGATGGTGGGCCTGCCAGTGGTCGGACTGGCGACCACCGAGATGGTGACCGTGATCGAAAACGGACGCAGCGGTTACCTCGAGACCGATATCCGGCGGCTCGCGCCGCACATGCAGGCTCTGCTCGAAGATCCCGCGCTGGCCGCCCGCCTGGGTGCCGGTGCGCGCGAGGTTGCTCTGGAGCGCTTCTCGATCGAACGCTTCGCGCACGACTGGCTGGAGGCCTTCGCCGAGGTCGCCGGACGCCGCGCTCCGACGAGAGGCACGGAGGTCGTATGA
- a CDS encoding PucR family transcriptional regulator, whose product MSGSFVSVARAVASRASELLHAPTLVVDREQTVVAASDAAWVGRRRGELDRMSRFLRVPLKVGSESGEVEVGEPQGDEYVPPHLAQVVMELVIGQAALQSSVPAPYELKNKFIYDLLRGVPVDEETRLREARILGLDLSPPRAVILVDASEYILGVHRGGAVPAGQVERRAQLVIGAIVSFFRLPNDTICAYIGAGEIAVLKASDTKNLTNWVSGGDVAGPSNGSWANLAALKRAGEALLERLRADTGTAISVGIGRYHRGLMGLARSYQDARAALLLGRRFQGGNRVHCLDALGMAAFVGVSEEQTKVDLARHLLSPLDAEPELIDTLEAFFEEDCRMLCTAKRLGVHRNTLNYRLDKIAVLTGMDPRRFDQAVQIRLALLLRSLQGARPRQA is encoded by the coding sequence ATGAGCGGCAGCTTTGTGTCGGTGGCGCGCGCAGTGGCCTCGAGGGCCTCGGAACTGTTGCACGCGCCTACGCTGGTAGTAGACAGGGAGCAGACGGTGGTGGCTGCCAGCGACGCGGCCTGGGTGGGGCGCCGCCGGGGTGAACTCGACCGCATGTCGCGGTTTTTGCGGGTTCCGCTCAAGGTCGGGTCCGAGAGCGGCGAAGTGGAAGTGGGAGAACCGCAGGGAGACGAGTACGTTCCGCCACACCTGGCACAGGTGGTGATGGAACTGGTCATCGGGCAGGCCGCGCTGCAGAGCAGCGTGCCAGCCCCGTACGAACTGAAGAACAAGTTTATCTACGACCTGCTGCGCGGCGTGCCGGTGGACGAGGAGACCCGGCTGCGCGAGGCGCGCATCCTGGGCTTGGACCTCAGCCCGCCGCGTGCTGTAATTCTGGTGGACGCCAGCGAGTACATTCTGGGGGTTCACCGGGGCGGGGCGGTGCCGGCCGGGCAGGTGGAACGCCGCGCCCAACTGGTGATCGGCGCTATCGTGTCGTTCTTCCGCCTGCCCAATGACACCATCTGCGCCTACATCGGTGCAGGGGAGATCGCGGTATTAAAAGCCAGCGACACCAAGAACCTCACCAACTGGGTCAGCGGGGGCGACGTGGCCGGACCGTCCAACGGCTCGTGGGCGAACCTCGCGGCCCTCAAGCGTGCCGGAGAGGCGCTGCTCGAGCGGTTGCGGGCCGATACCGGCACGGCGATCAGCGTGGGCATTGGGCGTTACCATCGCGGTCTGATGGGTCTTGCGCGCTCGTATCAGGACGCGCGCGCCGCCCTGTTGCTGGGGCGACGCTTTCAGGGCGGAAACCGGGTGCACTGCCTGGACGCGCTGGGTATGGCGGCGTTTGTGGGCGTCTCCGAAGAGCAGACCAAGGTGGACCTGGCCCGGCACCTGCTCAGCCCGCTCGATGCCGAGCCGGAACTGATCGACACCCTCGAGGCGTTCTTCGAGGAGGACTGCCGGATGTTGTGCACGGCCAAACGGCTCGGTGTGCACCGCAACACCTTGAATTACCGTCTGGACAAAATTGCGGTGTTGACCGGAATGGATCCGCGCCGCTTCGATCAGGCGGTGCAGATCCGTCTGGCCCTGTTGCTGCGTTCGCTGCAGGGCGCACGCCCTCGGCAGGCCTGA
- a CDS encoding endonuclease/exonuclease/phosphatase family protein yields the protein MLTVMTLNVNGYFEKHGSWTQRRPRLEAALREIRPDILLLQAVARDPQREDGRDQAAQLAAAFPEYVSVMYHPAQHADDGTAFGSALLSRYPLRESGALELSLRRGLEDTTRRNVLWAGVSTPDGLLTVLNAHFSWVPEQNADNLEETVMLLQEMSGPALLAGDFNAPPDGPAIKRLRELGWTDAWERLREHEGGFSFEADAPSMRIDYMWANPELESRLESVQLVLGREERVSDHLGLVVTLRG from the coding sequence GTGCTGACTGTAATGACCCTGAACGTAAACGGTTACTTTGAAAAGCATGGATCCTGGACGCAGCGCCGCCCGCGTCTGGAGGCGGCGCTGCGCGAGATACGCCCGGATATCCTGCTGCTGCAGGCCGTCGCCCGTGACCCTCAGCGCGAGGACGGACGGGACCAGGCTGCCCAGCTTGCCGCTGCGTTTCCCGAATACGTTTCGGTGATGTACCACCCGGCCCAGCATGCCGACGACGGCACGGCCTTTGGGTCTGCGCTGCTCTCGCGCTACCCGCTGCGTGAGAGCGGAGCGCTGGAGCTCTCGCTGCGCCGGGGCCTCGAGGATACGACCCGGCGCAATGTGCTGTGGGCCGGGGTCAGTACGCCGGACGGCCTGCTGACCGTCTTGAACGCGCACTTCTCCTGGGTTCCGGAGCAGAATGCCGATAATCTCGAGGAGACGGTGATGCTGTTGCAGGAGATGAGCGGTCCTGCCCTGCTGGCCGGGGATTTCAACGCGCCGCCGGACGGTCCGGCGATCAAGCGGTTGCGCGAGCTCGGCTGGACCGATGCCTGGGAGCGCTTGCGCGAGCACGAGGGGGGGTTCAGTTTCGAGGCGGATGCGCCCAGCATGCGCATCGACTATATGTGGGCCAACCCGGAGCTCGAAAGCCGCCTCGAGTCGGTTCAGCTCGTGCTGGGAAGAGAAGAGCGCGTGTCAGACCACCTGGGTCTGGTCGTGACCCTGCGAGGCTGA
- a CDS encoding glycosyltransferase family 9 protein codes for MNPAETGTLTERAAPQNVLIFRALPGLGDLLCSVPALRALRAALPQARIELLGLPAARAFVRRYEHLLDGWVEFPGYPGLPERTPDLSALSRLFEWSRGRFDLSVQMHGSGLLTNPLVALLGARSSAGFYLPGQYCPDPRTYLPYPDHLPEPLRWLTLAQHLGCPAQGEHLEFPLHPHDRQQAARLLAELGLGAGGYALLHPGAQDPRRRWPTGHFARVADALASRGLRVLVTGTADEAERTRAVQEQARAPVVDLAGRTDLGTLAALLEQARLLVSNDTGVSHLAAALGTPSVVVFVASDPARWAPLDRERHRVVGRGLPPESSACAGHCLRDGCAHRAVRAAVPPVHEVLEAVTSQLDRWSPETWPPLREAAEQPP; via the coding sequence TTGAATCCGGCTGAAACTGGGACCCTGACCGAACGCGCAGCGCCACAGAACGTGCTGATTTTTAGAGCGCTGCCCGGCCTGGGAGACCTGCTGTGCAGCGTCCCTGCCCTGCGCGCTCTGCGGGCGGCCCTGCCGCAGGCGCGGATCGAGCTGTTAGGCCTCCCGGCGGCCAGGGCTTTTGTGCGCCGCTATGAGCACCTGCTCGACGGCTGGGTCGAATTTCCCGGGTATCCCGGACTGCCCGAGCGCACCCCGGACCTGTCCGCCCTGTCCCGGCTTTTCGAGTGGAGCCGGGGCCGCTTTGACCTGAGCGTGCAGATGCACGGCAGCGGGCTGTTGACCAACCCCCTGGTGGCCCTGCTGGGAGCGCGCTCCAGCGCCGGGTTTTACCTGCCCGGACAGTACTGTCCCGATCCGCGCACGTACCTGCCTTACCCGGATCACCTGCCCGAACCGCTGCGCTGGCTGACGCTCGCGCAACATCTGGGCTGCCCCGCGCAGGGCGAGCACCTCGAGTTCCCGCTGCACCCGCACGACCGCCAGCAGGCCGCACGCCTGCTGGCCGAACTGGGCCTGGGGGCCGGAGGTTACGCGCTGCTGCACCCCGGGGCGCAAGACCCCCGCAGGCGCTGGCCGACCGGGCATTTCGCCCGCGTGGCCGATGCGCTCGCCTCGAGAGGTCTGCGGGTACTGGTGACCGGCACGGCGGACGAGGCCGAACGGACCCGCGCGGTGCAGGAGCAGGCCCGGGCGCCGGTCGTTGACCTCGCCGGGCGCACCGACCTGGGCACACTGGCAGCCCTGCTCGAGCAGGCCCGCTTGCTGGTCAGCAACGATACCGGCGTCTCGCACCTGGCCGCCGCGCTCGGAACACCCTCGGTGGTGGTGTTCGTGGCCTCGGATCCCGCGCGCTGGGCTCCGCTCGACCGGGAACGTCACCGGGTGGTCGGCCGCGGCCTGCCGCCCGAAAGCTCGGCCTGCGCAGGACACTGCCTGCGCGACGGTTGCGCGCACCGCGCTGTCCGCGCCGCCGTGCCACCCGTGCACGAGGTCCTCGAGGCCGTTACGTCTCAGCTGGACCGCTGGTCCCCGGAAACCTGGCCGCCGCTGAGGGAGGCGGCCGAACAGCCTCCCTGA
- a CDS encoding SDR family oxidoreductase: protein MTHTLPVMTDPLRPLQDQVVLVTGGGSGLGAEICRVLSAAGARVVAADLRDEPLARLGDEIREAGGELHGMLLDVRDAQAAQELTERVMREFGRLDVLINNAGTDVTLPVEELTLEDFDRVLQVNLRGPFVMAKAALPLMKQQGRGYIVNIVSTAAKRAWANASAYHASKWGLLGLSHALHVEGRPHRVKVTALLAGGMRTPFILERFPDTPLENLQDPRNVAETIRFLLTQPGETVIPELMVIPMTETSWP from the coding sequence ATGACCCATACCCTGCCTGTGATGACCGATCCGCTTCGCCCGCTGCAAGACCAGGTCGTGCTGGTCACCGGAGGCGGCAGCGGCCTGGGTGCTGAGATCTGCCGGGTGCTGTCCGCAGCGGGTGCCCGAGTGGTCGCCGCCGACCTGAGAGACGAGCCGCTGGCGCGCCTGGGCGACGAGATCCGCGAGGCGGGCGGAGAGCTGCACGGCATGCTGCTCGACGTGCGCGACGCGCAGGCCGCACAGGAACTCACCGAGCGGGTGATGCGCGAGTTCGGGCGGCTGGACGTGCTGATCAACAACGCCGGAACCGACGTGACCCTGCCGGTCGAGGAACTCACCCTCGAGGACTTTGACCGGGTGCTGCAGGTGAACCTGCGCGGTCCTTTCGTGATGGCCAAGGCCGCGTTGCCGCTGATGAAACAGCAGGGACGCGGCTACATCGTCAACATCGTCTCGACCGCCGCCAAGCGCGCCTGGGCCAACGCCTCCGCCTACCACGCCTCGAAGTGGGGCCTGCTGGGCCTCAGCCACGCGCTGCACGTGGAGGGCCGCCCGCACCGCGTCAAGGTGACCGCGCTGCTGGCCGGCGGCATGCGCACGCCCTTTATCCTCGAGCGCTTTCCGGATACGCCGCTGGAGAACTTGCAAGACCCGCGCAACGTGGCCGAGACCATCCGTTTTCTGCTCACCCAGCCGGGCGAGACCGTGATTCCCGAGCTGATGGTTATCCCGATGACGGAGACGTCGTGGCCCTGA